One segment of Streptomyces sp. NBC_00576 DNA contains the following:
- a CDS encoding DUF3151 domain-containing protein has translation MNLHENLLGGPPPTHLPENTEAYRMLEEKSASPAEVAAAHPTFSLAWAMLAEDAFEAGRTVESYAYARTGYHRGLDALRRSGWKGHGPIPFSHQANRGFLRCLAALARAADAISETEEAARCWQFLKDSSAEAYTELKR, from the coding sequence ATGAACCTTCACGAGAACCTGCTCGGCGGACCGCCCCCCACCCACCTGCCGGAGAACACTGAGGCGTACCGGATGCTGGAAGAGAAATCCGCCTCACCCGCCGAGGTCGCGGCCGCCCACCCCACCTTCTCGCTCGCCTGGGCCATGCTCGCCGAGGACGCCTTCGAGGCCGGGCGGACCGTGGAGTCCTACGCGTACGCCCGCACCGGATACCACCGGGGGCTCGACGCGCTGCGCCGCTCGGGATGGAAGGGACATGGGCCCATCCCCTTCAGCCACCAGGCCAACCGCGGCTTCCTGCGCTGCCTGGCCGCCCTCGCCCGCGCGGCCGACGCCATCAGCGAAACCGAAGAGGCAGCGCGCTGCTGGCAGTTCCTCAAAGACAGCAGTGCCGAGGCGTACACCGAGCTGAAGCGGTAG
- the pyrE gene encoding orotate phosphoribosyltransferase, translating to MSDVDVRGALLQQIKDKAVVHGKVTLSSGIEADYYIDLRLVTLDGQAAPLVGQVLLDLAAEAGLEFDAVGGLTMGADPVGTAMMHAAAARGQRLDSFVVRKAAKAHGMQKRVEGPGIAGRRVLVVEDTSTTGDSPLTAVAAVREAGAEVVGVATIVDRATGAAEKIEQGAGVPYLFAYSKSDLGLD from the coding sequence ATGAGTGACGTAGACGTACGCGGCGCGCTGCTGCAGCAGATCAAGGACAAGGCCGTCGTGCACGGCAAGGTGACCCTGTCGTCGGGGATCGAGGCCGACTACTACATCGATCTCCGCCTCGTCACCCTCGACGGCCAGGCCGCCCCGCTCGTCGGGCAGGTGCTGCTGGATCTCGCGGCGGAGGCGGGGCTCGAGTTCGACGCCGTGGGCGGGCTGACCATGGGCGCCGACCCGGTCGGGACGGCGATGATGCATGCCGCCGCAGCTCGCGGGCAGCGCCTCGACTCGTTCGTCGTGCGCAAGGCGGCCAAGGCGCACGGTATGCAGAAGCGCGTCGAGGGGCCGGGCATCGCCGGGCGGCGCGTGCTGGTCGTCGAGGACACGTCCACGACCGGCGACTCGCCGCTCACCGCCGTGGCGGCCGTACGCGAGGCCGGCGCCGAGGTGGTGGGCGTGGCGACCATCGTCGACCGGGCGACGGGCGCCGCCGAGAAGATCGAGCAGGGCGCCGGGGTGCCGTACCTCTTCGCGTACTCGAAGAGCGACCTGGGCCTGGACTGA
- a CDS encoding aldose epimerase family protein — MSNDDITLAAGDAEVTVQPGNGGRVGGLRVGGVELLRQGERFGCFPMVPWCGRTRDGRFLDGGTVRQLPLNSPPHAIHGTVRDGAWRVAHTTADEAVITYDLVEPWPYAGRVTQVVALTPGALTLTMSVETYGDSFPAQIGWHPWFNRNLGGADAPAEVQVAFTPAWQEERGDDHLPTGNRIDPKPGPWDDCFGMPGGVDVTLTWPQRLELKVTSPEEWVVVYDEQDAAVCVEPQTGPPNGLNTLPRLVTPIEPLEATTTWSWRSL; from the coding sequence GTGAGTAACGATGACATCACGCTGGCCGCGGGTGACGCGGAGGTGACCGTGCAGCCGGGTAACGGCGGCCGGGTCGGAGGGCTGCGCGTCGGCGGGGTCGAACTGCTGAGGCAGGGCGAGCGGTTCGGGTGCTTCCCGATGGTCCCCTGGTGCGGGCGCACCCGCGACGGCCGCTTCCTCGACGGCGGCACCGTACGCCAACTCCCCCTCAACTCCCCGCCGCACGCCATCCACGGCACCGTCCGCGACGGCGCCTGGCGCGTCGCCCACACCACCGCCGACGAGGCGGTGATCACGTACGACCTCGTGGAGCCGTGGCCCTACGCCGGGCGCGTCACACAGGTCGTCGCGCTGACCCCGGGCGCCCTCACGCTCACCATGTCCGTGGAGACGTACGGCGATTCGTTCCCGGCGCAGATCGGCTGGCACCCCTGGTTCAACCGGAACCTCGGCGGCGCGGACGCACCGGCGGAGGTGCAGGTCGCCTTCACGCCCGCCTGGCAGGAGGAGCGCGGCGACGACCACCTCCCCACCGGGAACCGTATCGACCCGAAGCCCGGCCCCTGGGACGACTGCTTCGGCATGCCCGGCGGCGTGGATGTCACCCTCACCTGGCCGCAGCGCCTGGAGCTGAAGGTGACCAGCCCCGAGGAATGGGTCGTCGTGTACGACGAGCAGGACGCCGCCGTGTGCGTGGAGCCGCAGACCGGTCCGCCCAACGGACTCAACACCCTCCCGCGGCTCGTCACGCCCATCGAGCCGCTCGAAGCGACGACGACCTGGAGCTGGCGGAGCCTCTAG
- a CDS encoding bifunctional serine/threonine-protein kinase/ABC transporter substrate-binding protein yields the protein MEPLRTGDPSRLGRYRLLRRLGAGGMGVVFLARAPGGAIAAVKVVRSSYAEEAGFRARFRREIEAARQVDSRWVVPLLDADADAETPWLATSYVPGPSLAEAVDAFGPLSSASVRVLGLRLGEALESVHGAGLVHRDVKPGNVLLAPDGPRLIDFGIARAPEATALTSSGVIVGSPGFLSPEQAQARGGEIGPPSDVFSLGCVLAFAATGVRPFGGGGAAGMLLRTVYDEPDPTAIPDDLTPLVRACLHKDPPARPSLAALREALVEGTAPDSAQRSGWLSAPVTRLINDRSAAVLTIGAIEPTQVSASSAPSASASTVSPEAATLTAVTATRPTPRAVDRRGFLRLGSTAGVLAAGGGGAWWWNTRPKKGAATPSGTGRPRPELVVAFHGDLTGAQKVRGNAQLNGARLAVEQINAKGGHPFRLKLPTYDDGGDTKRAGELAGQLVKDTAVRAVLGPTTDACFLATEVTYTKAVMPVVSVSVGADTQNSAIGTNVFHSHAALRVTDGLLAAPCVRYLSNHVDSRQVFLVDDRAQGDFAWSLCDQIGRALRQLNRDSTVTTVAAGKIDYASLAAQVVSARADAVMFTGDAARAAGLASALSTARFKGTRVATERAFDPQFLESAKAAADDWVFATSFTDPTARPSARAFTTAYRARFGTGPGWYAAEAYDAVMFLAEACTKDGSAVTERGAIARRMPEITYSGISRTIRYEKAYGYNHDAMFEFQAVGGAFRYLGQYQEAAVS from the coding sequence ATGGAGCCGCTGCGCACCGGCGACCCGTCCCGGCTGGGCCGCTACCGTCTGCTGCGGCGACTGGGCGCCGGCGGCATGGGGGTCGTCTTCCTGGCCCGTGCGCCGGGCGGAGCGATCGCCGCGGTGAAGGTGGTGCGGTCCTCGTACGCCGAGGAGGCGGGCTTCCGGGCCCGGTTCCGCCGTGAGATCGAGGCCGCCCGGCAGGTGGACAGCCGGTGGGTGGTCCCGTTGCTGGACGCGGACGCCGACGCGGAGACTCCGTGGCTGGCGACCTCGTACGTGCCGGGACCCTCGCTCGCCGAGGCGGTGGACGCCTTCGGACCGCTGTCGTCGGCTTCCGTGCGGGTGCTGGGCCTGCGGCTCGGCGAGGCACTGGAGTCGGTGCACGGGGCCGGTCTCGTGCACCGCGACGTGAAGCCGGGCAACGTCCTGCTGGCACCGGACGGGCCACGGCTCATCGACTTCGGCATCGCCCGCGCGCCGGAGGCCACCGCACTCACCTCCAGCGGCGTGATCGTCGGCTCGCCCGGCTTCCTGTCGCCCGAGCAGGCGCAGGCGCGGGGCGGCGAGATCGGCCCGCCCAGCGACGTGTTCTCGCTGGGGTGTGTGCTGGCGTTCGCCGCGACCGGCGTACGGCCGTTCGGCGGCGGAGGGGCCGCCGGCATGCTGCTGCGCACCGTCTACGACGAACCGGATCCGACGGCGATCCCGGACGACCTGACGCCCCTGGTGAGGGCGTGCCTGCACAAGGATCCACCCGCTCGGCCCTCCCTCGCCGCACTCCGTGAGGCGCTCGTGGAAGGAACGGCGCCCGACTCCGCCCAGCGGTCGGGCTGGCTGTCCGCGCCGGTCACCCGGCTGATCAACGACCGGTCCGCCGCCGTGCTCACCATCGGCGCGATCGAGCCGACCCAGGTGTCCGCGTCGTCAGCCCCGTCAGCGTCGGCGAGCACGGTGTCACCGGAGGCCGCGACCCTGACGGCCGTCACCGCCACCCGGCCCACCCCCCGCGCCGTCGACCGCCGCGGCTTCCTGCGCCTCGGCTCGACGGCGGGCGTCCTGGCGGCGGGCGGTGGCGGCGCCTGGTGGTGGAACACCCGCCCGAAGAAGGGAGCAGCCACACCGTCCGGGACCGGTCGTCCGCGCCCCGAGCTGGTCGTGGCGTTCCACGGCGACCTGACCGGTGCCCAGAAGGTGCGCGGGAACGCCCAGCTCAACGGAGCCCGGCTGGCCGTAGAGCAGATCAACGCCAAGGGCGGCCACCCCTTCCGGCTGAAGCTGCCGACGTACGACGACGGCGGCGACACGAAACGGGCCGGCGAGCTGGCCGGCCAGCTGGTGAAGGACACCGCTGTACGCGCCGTGCTGGGACCCACCACCGACGCCTGCTTCCTCGCGACCGAGGTCACCTACACCAAGGCGGTGATGCCCGTCGTGTCCGTCTCGGTGGGCGCCGACACCCAGAACTCGGCCATCGGCACGAACGTCTTCCACTCGCACGCGGCGCTGCGCGTCACCGACGGGCTCCTCGCCGCCCCCTGCGTCCGCTACCTCAGCAACCACGTCGACTCCCGTCAGGTGTTCCTCGTGGACGACCGGGCGCAGGGCGACTTCGCCTGGAGCCTGTGCGACCAGATCGGGCGGGCACTGCGGCAGCTCAACCGGGACTCCACGGTGACCACTGTCGCCGCCGGAAAAATCGACTACGCGTCGCTCGCCGCCCAGGTGGTGTCCGCCCGCGCCGACGCGGTCATGTTCACCGGCGACGCGGCACGGGCCGCCGGACTCGCATCGGCACTGAGCACCGCCCGGTTCAAGGGAACCCGGGTGGCGACGGAGCGAGCCTTCGACCCGCAGTTCCTCGAATCCGCCAAAGCCGCCGCTGACGACTGGGTCTTCGCCACCTCCTTCACCGACCCGACGGCCCGCCCATCCGCCCGCGCCTTCACCACGGCCTACCGCGCCCGCTTCGGCACCGGCCCCGGCTGGTACGCGGCGGAGGCCTACGACGCCGTGATGTTCCTGGCAGAGGCCTGCACCAAGGACGGCTCGGCGGTGACGGAGCGGGGTGCCATCGCCCGCCGGATGCCCGAGATCACGTACTCCGGCATCAGCCGGACCATCAGATACGAGAAAGCGTACGGCTACAACCACGACGCGATGTTCGAGTTCCAGGCCGTCGGCGGCGCGTTCCGGTACCTGGGGCAGTATCAGGAGGCGGCAGTTTCCTGA
- a CDS encoding MFS transporter produces MSDVRVASPQGKWILLTTVLGSSMALLDSTVVNVALPRIGRDLDADLGALQWTVNAYMLTLAGLILLGGSLGDRYGRRKVFVIGVVWFAVASLLCGIAPNAGVLVAARALQGIGGALLTPGSLAIIQASFHPDDRGRAVGLWSGFGGIGAAVGPFLGGWLVDGPGWRWVFLINVPVAVFCVPIAVRHVPESGDGRTQHGRFDVLGAALGAFALAMVTYALIEARSASVAVVVAAVVGIAAGVAFVSVERRRAGDAMMPLDIFASRQFTAVNLVTLCVYAALGGFFFLSALQLQVVAGYSALGAGTALLPTTALMLLLSARSGELAERIGPRVPLTVGPLLCAAGMLLMLRVGAGASYVGDVLPAVLVLGLGLVSLVAPLTASVLASVGTERAGLASGVNNAAARAAGLVAVAALPLVTGMGAEAYRSAAAFDAAFGRAMVVCAGVLVVGSVLAFLTVRRPGVGCATPECRTHGCVTAPPLEGVGTVEEGDRPLGAVPPDPPSR; encoded by the coding sequence ATGTCGGACGTGCGCGTCGCCTCGCCCCAGGGCAAGTGGATCCTGCTGACCACCGTCCTGGGCTCCAGCATGGCCCTGCTGGACTCGACGGTCGTGAACGTCGCGCTGCCGCGCATCGGCCGTGACCTCGACGCGGATCTGGGCGCCCTCCAGTGGACGGTCAACGCGTACATGCTGACGCTGGCCGGTCTGATCCTGCTGGGCGGTTCGCTCGGGGACCGGTACGGCCGCCGCAAGGTCTTCGTGATCGGGGTGGTGTGGTTCGCCGTCGCCTCGCTGCTCTGCGGCATCGCCCCGAACGCCGGCGTCCTCGTCGCGGCCCGCGCCCTGCAGGGCATCGGTGGCGCGCTCCTCACCCCCGGCTCCCTGGCCATCATCCAGGCCTCCTTCCACCCCGACGACCGGGGGCGGGCGGTCGGGCTGTGGTCCGGCTTCGGCGGTATCGGCGCGGCGGTCGGGCCGTTTCTGGGCGGCTGGCTGGTGGACGGTCCGGGCTGGCGGTGGGTGTTCCTGATCAACGTCCCGGTGGCTGTGTTCTGCGTCCCCATCGCCGTACGCCATGTCCCCGAGTCCGGCGACGGCCGTACGCAGCACGGGCGCTTCGACGTCCTCGGCGCGGCCCTGGGTGCTTTCGCGCTCGCGATGGTGACGTACGCGCTGATCGAGGCGAGGTCCGCCTCCGTGGCCGTTGTGGTGGCGGCAGTGGTGGGGATCGCGGCGGGGGTGGCCTTCGTGTCCGTCGAGCGGCGGCGCGCCGGGGACGCGATGATGCCGCTGGACATCTTCGCCTCGCGTCAGTTCACGGCCGTCAACCTGGTCACCCTGTGCGTGTACGCGGCCCTCGGGGGCTTCTTCTTCCTCTCCGCGCTCCAGCTCCAGGTGGTGGCCGGTTACTCGGCCCTGGGCGCCGGTACGGCTCTGCTGCCGACCACCGCCCTGATGCTGCTGCTGTCGGCGCGCTCGGGCGAGCTGGCGGAGCGGATCGGCCCGCGCGTTCCGCTGACGGTCGGGCCGCTGCTGTGCGCGGCGGGGATGCTGCTGATGCTGCGGGTGGGTGCCGGGGCGTCGTACGTGGGGGATGTGCTGCCCGCCGTGCTGGTGCTCGGGCTGGGCTTGGTGTCGCTGGTCGCGCCGCTCACGGCGAGCGTGCTCGCGTCGGTGGGGACGGAGCGGGCGGGGCTGGCGAGCGGGGTCAACAACGCGGCGGCGCGGGCGGCGGGGCTGGTGGCGGTGGCGGCGTTGCCGCTGGTGACGGGGATGGGGGCGGAGGCGTACCGGTCGGCGGCAGCGTTCGATGCGGCGTTCGGGCGGGCGATGGTGGTGTGTGCGGGGGTTTTGGTGGTGGGGTCGGTGCTGGCGTTCCTGACGGTGCGGAGGCCGGGGGTGGGGTGTGCGACGCCGGAGTGCCGGACGCACGGGTGCGTCACGGCTCCGCCGCTGGAGGGGGTGGGCACGGTGGAGGAGGGTGACCGTCCGCTGGGGGCTGTGCCCCCAGACCCCCCTTCGCGCTGA
- a CDS encoding beta strand repeat-containing protein — MPNDDWDEIGNAPCGNGKHHDHDYDHQGPQGTQGNQGAQGDTGAQGTQGDTGTQGTQGDTGTQGTQGFQGDTGTQGNQGDTGPQGTQGDTGTQGFQGNQGTQGDTGTQGTQGDVGTQGNQGDTGAQGTQGFQGNQGFQGTTGTQGFQGTTGTQGTQGFQGDTGTQGNQGDTGPQGTQGFQGDTGTQGNQGDTGPQGTQGFQGDTGTQGNQGDTGPQGTQGFQGDTGTQGNQGDTGPQGTQGFQGDTGTQGNQGDTGPQGTQGDTGTQGFQGDTGTQGNQGDTGPQGTQGDTGTQGFQGTTGPQGTQGFQGDTGTQGNQGDTGTQGNQGDTGAQGTQGFQGDTGAQGTQGFQGNQGFQGTTGTQGFQGTQGFQGDTGTQGFQGNQGTQGDTGAQGTQGFQGNQGFQGTTGTQGFQGFQGTQGFQGTTGTQGFQGTQGFQGTAGTQGFQGNQGTQGDTGTQGTQGFQGNQGFQGTTGTQGFQGFQGTQGFQGTTGTQGFQGNQGNQGDTGTQGTQGFQGNQGFQGTTGTQGFQGFQGTQGFQGFQGTTGTQGFQGNQGTQGDTGTQGTQGFQGNQGFQGTTGTQGFQGDTGTQGNQGDTGPQGTQGDTGTQGFQGDTGTQGNQGDTGPQGTQGDTGTQGFQGTTGTQGFQGFQGTQGFQGTTGTQGFQGNQGNQGDTGAQGTQGFQGNQGFQGTTGTQGFQGFQGTQGFQGTTGTQGFQGNQGTQGDTGTQGTQGFQGNQGFQGTTGTQGFQGFQGTQGFQGFQGTTGTQGFQGNQGTQGDTGTQGTQGFQGNQGFQGTTGTQGFQGDTGTQGNQGDTGPQGTQGDTGTQGFQGDTGTQGNQGDTGPQGTQGTQGDTGTQGFQGTTGTQGFQGFQGTQGFQGDTGTQGTQGFQGTTGTQGDTGPQGTQGFQGDTGTQGNQGDTGPQGTQGFQGDTGTQGFQGDTGTQGTQGFQGNQGFQGTTGTQGFQGFQGTQGFQGTAGTQGFQGFQGTQGFQGTAGTQGFQGNQGTQGDTGPQGTQGFQGNQGFQGTTGTQGFQGFQGTQGFQGTAGTQGFQGNQGTQGDTGTQGTQGFQGNQGFQGTTGTQGFQGNQGTQGFQGTTGTQGFQGNQGTQGDTGTQGTQGFQGNQGFQGTTGTQGFQGFQGTQGFQGTTGTQGFQGNQGTQGDTGTQGTQGFQGNQGFQGTTGTQGFQGFQGTQGFQGTTGTQGFQGNQGTQGDTGTQGTQGFQGNQGFQGTTGTQGFQGFQGTQGFQGTTGTQGFQGNQGTQGDTGTQGFQGFQGASPGSQSTVVTATSGTGSVTVLCPAGRFAIGGGYQAAGSVANEMLVSRPIGGSPATGWQAVSAIGRSVTVYAVCAP; from the coding sequence ATGCCCAATGATGACTGGGACGAAATAGGAAACGCTCCCTGCGGAAACGGCAAGCACCATGACCATGACTATGACCACCAAGGTCCGCAGGGCACTCAAGGCAACCAGGGCGCCCAGGGCGATACGGGCGCTCAGGGCACCCAGGGCGACACCGGCACCCAAGGCACCCAGGGCGACACCGGCACGCAGGGCACCCAAGGCTTCCAGGGCGACACCGGCACACAAGGGAACCAAGGCGACACCGGCCCTCAGGGCACGCAGGGCGATACAGGCACCCAAGGCTTCCAAGGAAACCAAGGCACCCAAGGCGACACCGGCACGCAGGGCACCCAGGGCGACGTCGGCACGCAGGGGAACCAGGGCGACACCGGCGCGCAGGGCACCCAAGGCTTCCAAGGAAACCAAGGCTTCCAGGGCACGACCGGCACGCAGGGCTTCCAGGGGACCACCGGCACGCAGGGCACCCAGGGCTTCCAGGGCGACACCGGCACGCAGGGAAACCAGGGCGACACCGGCCCCCAGGGCACCCAAGGCTTCCAGGGCGACACCGGCACGCAGGGAAACCAGGGCGACACCGGCCCCCAGGGCACCCAAGGCTTCCAGGGCGACACCGGCACACAGGGAAACCAGGGCGACACCGGCCCCCAGGGCACCCAAGGCTTCCAGGGCGACACCGGCACACAGGGAAACCAGGGCGACACCGGCCCCCAGGGCACCCAAGGCTTCCAGGGCGACACCGGCACACAAGGGAACCAAGGCGACACCGGCCCCCAGGGCACGCAGGGCGATACAGGCACCCAAGGCTTCCAAGGCGACACCGGCACGCAGGGAAACCAGGGCGACACCGGCCCCCAGGGCACCCAAGGCGACACAGGCACCCAAGGCTTCCAGGGGACCACCGGCCCGCAAGGCACCCAAGGCTTCCAGGGCGACACCGGCACACAAGGGAACCAGGGCGACACCGGCACACAAGGAAACCAGGGCGACACCGGCGCTCAGGGCACCCAAGGCTTCCAGGGTGACACCGGCGCTCAGGGCACCCAAGGCTTCCAAGGAAACCAGGGCTTCCAGGGCACCACCGGCACCCAAGGCTTCCAAGGCACCCAGGGATTCCAGGGCGACACCGGCACGCAGGGCTTCCAAGGAAACCAGGGCACCCAAGGCGACACCGGCGCTCAGGGCACCCAAGGCTTCCAAGGAAACCAGGGCTTCCAAGGCACCACCGGCACGCAGGGCTTCCAAGGCTTCCAGGGCACCCAGGGCTTCCAGGGCACCACCGGCACCCAAGGCTTCCAGGGCACCCAGGGCTTCCAGGGCACCGCCGGCACGCAGGGCTTCCAAGGAAACCAGGGCACCCAAGGCGACACCGGCACGCAGGGCACCCAAGGCTTCCAAGGAAACCAGGGCTTCCAAGGCACCACCGGCACCCAAGGCTTCCAAGGCTTCCAAGGCACCCAGGGATTCCAGGGCACCACCGGCACACAAGGCTTCCAGGGAAACCAGGGAAACCAAGGCGACACCGGCACACAGGGCACCCAAGGCTTCCAAGGAAACCAGGGCTTCCAAGGCACCACCGGCACACAAGGCTTCCAAGGCTTCCAGGGCACCCAGGGATTCCAGGGATTCCAGGGCACCACCGGCACACAAGGCTTCCAAGGAAACCAAGGCACCCAAGGCGACACCGGCACACAAGGCACCCAAGGCTTCCAAGGAAACCAGGGCTTCCAAGGCACCACCGGCACACAAGGCTTCCAGGGCGACACCGGCACACAAGGGAACCAAGGCGACACCGGCCCCCAGGGCACGCAGGGCGATACAGGCACCCAAGGCTTCCAAGGCGACACCGGCACGCAGGGAAACCAGGGCGACACCGGCCCCCAGGGCACCCAAGGCGACACAGGCACCCAAGGCTTCCAGGGGACCACCGGCACCCAGGGCTTCCAAGGCTTCCAAGGCACCCAGGGATTCCAGGGCACCACCGGCACACAAGGCTTCCAGGGAAACCAGGGAAACCAGGGCGACACCGGCGCTCAGGGCACCCAAGGCTTCCAGGGAAACCAGGGCTTCCAGGGGACCACCGGCACCCAGGGCTTCCAAGGCTTCCAGGGCACCCAGGGATTCCAGGGCACCACCGGCACACAAGGCTTCCAGGGAAACCAGGGCACCCAAGGCGACACCGGCACGCAGGGCACCCAAGGCTTCCAAGGAAACCAGGGCTTCCAAGGCACCACCGGCACACAAGGCTTCCAAGGCTTCCAGGGCACCCAGGGATTCCAGGGATTCCAGGGCACCACCGGCACACAAGGCTTCCAAGGAAACCAAGGCACCCAAGGCGACACCGGCACACAAGGCACCCAAGGCTTCCAAGGAAACCAGGGCTTCCAAGGCACCACCGGCACCCAAGGCTTCCAGGGCGACACCGGCACACAAGGGAACCAAGGCGACACCGGCCCCCAGGGCACGCAGGGCGATACAGGCACCCAAGGCTTCCAAGGCGACACCGGCACGCAGGGAAACCAGGGCGACACCGGCCCCCAGGGCACCCAGGGCACCCAAGGCGACACAGGCACCCAAGGCTTCCAGGGGACCACCGGCACCCAGGGCTTCCAAGGCTTCCAAGGCACCCAGGGATTCCAGGGCGACACCGGCACCCAAGGCACGCAGGGCTTCCAGGGGACCACCGGCACCCAAGGCGACACCGGCCCGCAAGGCACCCAAGGCTTCCAGGGCGACACCGGCACACAAGGGAACCAGGGCGACACCGGCCCCCAGGGCACCCAAGGCTTCCAGGGCGACACCGGCACACAAGGCTTCCAGGGCGACACCGGCACACAAGGCACCCAAGGCTTCCAAGGAAACCAGGGCTTCCAAGGCACCACCGGCACCCAAGGCTTCCAAGGCTTCCAAGGCACCCAGGGCTTCCAAGGGACCGCCGGCACGCAGGGCTTCCAAGGCTTCCAAGGCACCCAGGGCTTCCAGGGCACCGCCGGCACACAGGGCTTCCAAGGAAACCAAGGCACCCAAGGCGACACCGGCCCGCAAGGCACCCAAGGCTTCCAAGGAAACCAGGGCTTCCAAGGCACCACCGGCACCCAAGGCTTCCAAGGCTTCCAAGGCACCCAGGGCTTCCAAGGGACCGCCGGCACACAAGGCTTCCAAGGAAACCAAGGCACCCAAGGCGACACCGGCACACAAGGCACCCAAGGCTTCCAAGGAAACCAGGGCTTCCAAGGCACCACCGGCACCCAAGGCTTCCAAGGAAACCAAGGCACCCAGGGCTTCCAGGGCACCACCGGCACACAAGGCTTCCAAGGAAACCAAGGCACCCAAGGCGACACCGGCACACAAGGCACCCAAGGCTTCCAAGGAAACCAGGGCTTCCAAGGCACCACCGGCACCCAAGGCTTCCAAGGCTTCCAAGGCACCCAGGGCTTCCAGGGCACCACCGGCACACAAGGCTTCCAAGGAAACCAAGGCACCCAAGGCGACACCGGCACACAAGGCACCCAAGGCTTCCAAGGAAACCAGGGCTTCCAAGGCACCACCGGCACCCAAGGCTTCCAAGGCTTCCAAGGCACCCAGGGCTTCCAGGGCACCACCGGCACACAAGGCTTCCAAGGAAACCAAGGCACCCAAGGCGACACCGGCACACAAGGCACCCAAGGCTTCCAAGGAAACCAGGGCTTCCAAGGCACCACCGGCACCCAAGGCTTCCAAGGCTTCCAAGGCACCCAGGGATTCCAGGGCACCACCGGCACACAAGGCTTCCAAGGAAACCAAGGCACCCAAGGCGACACCGGCACACAAGGATTCCAGGGCTTCCAAGGCGCGAGCCCCGGGTCACAGAGCACCGTCGTCACGGCTACCAGCGGCACAGGCAGCGTCACGGTCTTGTGCCCCGCCGGCAGGTTCGCCATCGGTGGCGGCTACCAGGCTGCGGGGTCCGTCGCCAACGAGATGCTCGTCAGTCGTCCCATCGGGGGCTCTCCGGCGACCGGTTGGCAGGCCGTCTCCGCCATCGGTCGCTCAGTCACCGTCTACGCGGTATGCGCGCCGTGA
- the fbaA gene encoding class II fructose-bisphosphate aldolase — translation MPIATPEVYSEMLDRAKAGKFAYPAINVTSTQTLHAALRGFAEAESDGIIQISTGGAEFLGGQYSKDMVTGSVALAEFAHIVAEKYPVTVALHTDHCPKDKLDGYVRPLIAVSEERVKAGRNPLFQSHMWDGSAETLADNLAIAQELLARAVAAKIILEVEITPTGGEEDGVSHEINDSLYTTVDDAVRTVEALGLGEKGRYLLAASFGNVHGVYKPGNVVLRPDLLKELNEGIAAKYGKPAGSQPFDFVFHGGSGSSEEEIATALENGVVKMNLDTDTQYAFTRPVADHMFRNYDGVLKVDGEVGSKSTYDPRTWGKLAEASMAARVVEATQNLRSAGTKIK, via the coding sequence ATGCCCATCGCAACCCCTGAGGTCTACAGCGAGATGCTTGACCGGGCAAAGGCAGGCAAGTTCGCCTACCCGGCCATCAACGTGACCTCGACCCAGACCCTGCACGCTGCCCTGCGCGGCTTCGCGGAGGCGGAGAGCGACGGCATCATCCAGATCTCGACGGGTGGTGCGGAGTTCCTCGGTGGCCAGTACAGCAAGGACATGGTCACCGGCTCCGTCGCCCTGGCCGAGTTCGCGCACATCGTCGCCGAGAAGTACCCGGTCACGGTCGCCCTGCACACGGACCACTGCCCGAAGGACAAGCTCGACGGGTACGTACGTCCGCTGATCGCCGTCTCCGAGGAGCGCGTGAAGGCCGGCCGCAACCCGCTGTTCCAGTCCCACATGTGGGACGGTTCCGCGGAGACCCTCGCCGACAACCTCGCCATCGCGCAGGAGCTGCTGGCCCGCGCCGTCGCCGCGAAGATCATCCTTGAGGTCGAGATCACGCCGACGGGTGGGGAAGAGGACGGTGTCTCGCACGAGATCAACGACTCCCTCTACACGACCGTCGACGACGCGGTGCGTACGGTCGAGGCCCTCGGTCTCGGCGAGAAGGGCCGCTACCTGCTGGCCGCGTCCTTCGGCAACGTCCACGGCGTGTACAAGCCGGGCAACGTCGTCCTGCGCCCCGACCTCCTCAAGGAGCTGAACGAGGGCATCGCCGCCAAGTACGGCAAGCCGGCCGGCTCCCAGCCGTTCGACTTCGTCTTCCACGGCGGCTCCGGTTCCTCCGAGGAGGAGATCGCCACCGCGCTGGAGAACGGCGTCGTGAAGATGAACCTCGACACGGACACCCAGTACGCGTTCACGCGTCCCGTCGCGGACCACATGTTCCGCAACTACGACGGCGTCCTGAAGGTCGACGGCGAGGTCGGCTCCAAGTCGACCTACGACCCGCGCACGTGGGGCAAGCTGGCCGAGGCGAGCATGGCCGCGCGTGTCGTCGAGGCCACGCAGAACCTGCGGTCGGCGGGTACGAAGATCAAGTAG